AGAAGTCCATCCAACCGTTGAGAGTCTCTTCCGGGCCGGTTATGCCTGGCAATCCGGGGAAGAGGCTGGGGCCAATGCCGTTGGTGGAAGCCCCCGGGGCATTCCTGGCGGTTTCGAAAGCGACGCGCATGGCGTCTGCCAGGTTGTCGTAGCCGAAAAGACCGGTGCCCAAGCCGCCAACCTTCTGGGCGGCGTCGATCAGGCCGGGGGTTTCGCGCAGAGCTTTGGTCTGGGCTTGGCCGCTGCGCAGGTACTCCTCAAGGAGCGGCGTGTCAGTGGATAGCGCAACGTAACCGCCACTGGCAGCCCAGCTTAAGGTGCGCGGCGGCGTCGCGTGGGTGCGGTTGGGGGCGAAGAAGGGCAGTGGGGGCGTCGGGAGTGAGTAGATCTTCCGGCCGAGGAACTCCCGTTCCGTGAGCATGTCGCCCTGGGGGAAGATTACAAACAGGCGTCTGAGGGCGACGGCCAGTTGGTCGGGGTTCGGCGAATTCATAAGAAGCACGGAGGAGGTGGCCTGCAACTCGGCCGGTGTATTGCCGCGCGGGGCACGTTCATAGCTGATGATGTCGTTGCCTAGGTTGGCGAGCAGGGTCTTCTTCAGGTCAAAGCCGGGGTCGTCGAGTTTGGCGCGGGCGCTGGCGGTGTCGAGGATCAGGCTGAGCGCGCTGAGGGCTTGCGAGGAAAGGTCGCTAATCATCTTCTCGAGGGTCGCCCAAGCCTTTGAGCCGTCCAGGCGCCACCGGAAGAACTGCGCGACATCCGCCGGGACGAACGGCGGCGGACCGGCTTCTTTGGCTGCGCTGGCGAGGACTTGAAAGATGCCCTGGCGGTCGGCTTCCGGCACACCGAGGACGACCTGCAAGAGGGAACCCTCGTTGGAGTCCTGCAGGCTGAACGCGAGAGTCTTGCAGCCCGCCAATCCGGTAGCATGAATGAACTTCTCGCGCTTGATGGGTTCCAGCGGGTCCGCAGGCTCGGAGGGTTTGGATTCCGAGGGCGGGCGTCCGAGAGCATCCACAAAGACTTTCAGGTTCACCCAGCCGTAGAAAGGTGCATCACGGAACAGAGTTTGCCCGCTGGCTTGGTAGGCGGGTATTTCACTCAAGGTGGGAACTGAACCGCCGGTAAGCCGAATGACTACTTTCTCGACGCCTTTGGTTGAGTTGCCCGCTACCAGCAGCGTGCCCACCTGGCCGATGACCAGCTCTTTGCTGGCGGTCAGTAGGACTGTGAGCATGTCCAGCAACATATCCTCGTTGCCGGATGATTTGACCGGGGCCTGAGTGATTTGCGGTCCTGAGGTGACAGGCGCGAACACAGGTGGCCGCCAGAGGAACTTGGCCAGCGTTTTGGGGACATCGTTGCTCGTAATGGGAAAGACGGAGAACTCCAGATCGCGAATCTTCTCGGTCCTGGGGGATTTGCCGGTGGTCAGCCAATGCTTGCGAAACCCGGCGAGGTTGGTCCTGAGCAGGTCGGCCTTGTCCCGGGCATCGAGCAAGAGCAGGAAGCCGAGCGGCTGGTCGTCGCCTCCTTGCCAGGCGTTCCTGGTCACGGCGAATGTCACCTGACCCTGCGGCAGGCTGGCGCAAGAGTCCAGGCTCAAGTTGAGGTCGCGTTCAAGGGGCTTGGCAACTTCCTCACGCCAGCGCAAGAGGAACTTATCCCTGAGCGGCTTCAGGGCGGGGTCATTCCAGAGCCGGCTTTTGGGCGATCGTTGGCAGACCTGCCGGAACCTGGAGAAATCCGGCGCCGTCAACACGATGAGTGTGTCGTCGGGCAGCAGTTGTTCCGGGGCAGGAACAGCAGCGCCGGCGGGCGGGGTTAAAGTGACCAGGCAGGCGGCCAAAGCGCCGCACTGCAGCGATTTGGGCAAATCAGGAAGCACGCGCACCACGTAGGTTGGGCCTACTCCTCCACCCGCGTTTGCCTGGTGCGGCTGGGTGGTTCGAGATAGCGATAGGGATTGCTGGGATTGTCGTTGGCATAGGCGAACGCGTCGCGATGGTCGAGAAAGTACCTGACAGTCTCGACCGGGATGGCGAAGCCAAGCCCCTCGCCGGCAGTGACTTTCATGTTCGTCACGCCCATTACCTCCCCGCTCAAGTTAAACAGCGGCCCGCCACTGTTGCCGGGATTGATTTGCGCGGTGGTTTGCAGGTAGAGCAGCCCGCCCACTTCACGGGTCTTGGTGCTGAGGATGCCCTCGGTGACGGTGCGCTCCAACCCCAATGGACTGCCGATGGCGAACACCCGCTCGCCCACCGAAAGTCCATCGGAGCTGCCCAGGGGGACGTAGCGAAACTTTGGCGCGTCCTTGTCCTCCACCCGCAGCAACGCCAGGTCGGCGAATTTGTTCAAGGCGATAATACGCACTTGTTTATAAGTCTTCCGATCGAGTTGGCCCTCCTTCTGATGGTACACCTCGACGGTAATCTGGGTCTCGCCTTCGATAACATGGAAGTTGGTGATCAGGAAGCCATCCTCGTTGAGGAAGAAACCGGAGCCGAGACCGCCTGGCGTGCGCACCTGGACCACGGCTTCGCCGATTTGATTCACTAGTTCGAGCACGGTGCGGGCGGGAGTAGGCTTGGCGGGGGTGGAGTAGAATCCGGCTTTGGGATCGGCAGTATCCGTGGCGGCGGTGGCGACGGCAGACTTGGACCCGCGTTTGGAGCGGGGCACAGGCGCCGGGCTGTCGCTCCTCAATATCTTGATCACTTGATTGCGCGGGATGACCAACACGGTATAACCGATGTCCACGGCGATATGATCGGACTTCTCCGCCAGTACCTTTCCGGTGATCGCGGCTTTGTCTTTCAACTGGATGGTGTCCGCAAGGGCGCAGGACAGACCGCACGCGACAAGGGCTGACACAAACTGGCGCGGTCGTAACATAACCAGAAATTACTCAGGCAGGGCGGCGTTGACAAGCAAGCAGCCCGGCAGGGCTTGGCAAGGGGCTCGCAGCGGCCGAAGAAGGCAACAGCATGCAGGTCCCCCCACTCCAAAGCCGAATACGGCGATGGGACGGTGCCAATCCTGCTGGTATACGGTGTGGTTCCCATGGGGGTCGGCCCCCATGGGAACCACACCGGGGCATAACAGGTGTCGCAGCGTTGCCGCACCGGGGCGGCTATTCGATCCAGGAGTAGTGGACTGTGGTTCTTTAGCAGTTTGGATGGGGCATGCGAGAAAAAGAGATGAATTCACAGAAAAATAGCTATTGCCACATATCACGGGGTTGGTATCTTACGCAGCCCCTTCTCCAAGGTTGGGTGGAGAAGCACCCGGCCGAACGGGAAGGGGTGAACGGCCTTAATTGCCTGCGCCGGTCGGCGCGGGGGGCCACAACAACATTGTGATTAATCCCGTGTTCCGCGGGATGGTTCGCCCGGTGGGCGGACTTTTAACCAAAGGAAACCTGTGATTAGTATTGGAGTTAAGGAATTGTTGGATGCTGGGGTCCATTTCGGACATCAGACGCGGCGGTGGAATCCCAAGATGAAGCCGTTCATCTTTGATGCACGCAACGGGATTCACATTATTGATCTCAGCAAAACGATCAACCAACTGGAAGAGGCGTGCAACTTCCTCGGTTCCACGGTGGCCAAGGGCGGCAAGGTGCTCTTTGTGGGCACGAAGAAGCAGGCGCAACAGGCGATCAAGTTGACGGCCAAGGAAAGCGGGCAGTACTATGTGACCGAACGCTGGCTGGGAGGCACGCTGACGAATTTTGCCACCATCAAGCGCTCAATCGCGCGACTCAAGGAGATTGAGAAGATGGAGGCCGACGGCACCATTAACCAATACGTCAAACAGGAACAATCGGTGATCCGCCGGGAGGCAGCGCGGCTGGTCAAGTTCTTTGAGGGGATTCAAGCCATGGACAAGCTGCCGGGGGCGATGTTCGTGGTGGATATCAAGCGTGAGCGCAATGCGGTGGCGGAGGCGCGGCGCCTTAAGATTCCCGTCGTGGCGGTGGTGGATACCAACTGCGACCCGGACCTGGTGGATTATCCCGTTGCCGGCAACGATGATGCCATCCGCGCGGTGCGCTTGATTCTGGCAATGGTCTCCCAGACGGTCACGCAAGCGCAAGCGGAATACGAAACCAGGTACGCACGGCGCAAGACGGTCGAGAAGGTCGCGGAAGCGGTTCCGGAAGCGGGAGCAGAAGGGGCGCCAGCCAGTCCCGTTGTGGCAGCGCCGAACGCTCCGACGGCCACCACGGTTCCGCCTGCCTAGTCCGTGTTGGGAACGCGGTCCGGTCGTGGCGGCCGGGTCCGTGTTCTCCCTTTGTAAGCGAGAGCAGTCTTCAACAGTTTACTTAAGACAGAAAGCTATTTCTATGGCTGAAATCAATGCGGCCCTGGTGGCCAAGCTGCGCGGGATGACCGGCGCGGGGATGATGGAATGTAAGAAGGCCCTGACCGAGGCGAATGGCGACCTCAGCAAGGCGGTGGATATTCTGCGGAAGGCGGGAACGGTGACCGCCGGCAAGATTGCCGCGCGCGAGGCCCGGGAGGGCGTCATTACGCAGTACATAGCCCCGGGCGGCCGAGTCGGTTTGCTGGTGGAAGTGAACTGCCAGACGGATTTCGTCGCGCGCAACGAGATATTTCGCGGTTTTGCCGACGAAGTGGCCAAACGGCTCGCAGCCGATGCGAACGCAAACCTGGAAGCTGAACGCGAGGCGACAGTGGCGAAGATCCGCGAGAACATCAAGATCCCACGCCACGCGCGAATGGAAGTGGCCGGCAACGGCATGGTCGCCGCCTACATTCATACCGGTGCCAAGGTCGGTGTGCTGGTAGAAGTCGGCGCGGGCAAAGAGGAGACTGTGGCCAAGGACGATTTCAAGCAGCTTGTAAAGGACATCACGCTTCAGATTGCGGCCGGGCATCCCTATACGGTGTCACGCGAACAGGTGCCGGCAGATGTGCTCGCGAAGGAGAAAGAGATCGCGGCGGAACAGTTTAAGAACAAGCCGCCACAGGCCATTGCCAAGATCGTCGACGGCAAGCTGGAGAAGTTTTATCAATCCTACTGCTTGGTGGATCAGGGATTTGTGAAGAAGAACTCCGAAATCTCCGTCAAGGAGCACGTGGGTTCCGTCGCCAAGCAATTGGGTGACGAGATCACCATTCGCCGGTTCGTCCGGTTCCAGATTGGCGAGGCGGCAGCCTAGCCAGGAATTGAACAATTCAAGTAGCGGGCCTCCCTTCGCGCGCCCTGATTTGTTGGCTCTCTTGAGAATTCGTTATCGCGGCTAGCATAAGCCCGCGTGAACCTCAGGAGCGGGGTGCGTTTCCGATGGCAGCACCAGTTGCCATTTCGCAAAGCTGGACTCCGGTCGGCGTGCAACCTGCAGGACCATTTGGAATGAGCACCATGCAGAAATGTCCAGGGGGGCGCTGGAGATTGGCTGAAAGAACAGGCTTTACTAGGGGATGCTTAGCTGGTTAAAGTGGAGTTAAGCTCATTAGGGTGTATTGCGGATGAGTAAATTCACATTGAAATGCGCGGTCTGCCTGACTGTGCTGGTCTCTAGCCTGCACTGGCGCAGCGTCGCCGTTACATTTCAAGGCGCGCAGACCAATCAGGTGATTGACGGATTTGGGGTCAACATCAACTACCGAAGTTGGAACGGCAATGAGCTTCAGCCGGTAGTCGACGCGCTTATTGACCAGGCCGGAATGACGCACTTCCGTGTTGTTTACGAGCCCACCGACTGGGAGGCTGCCAACGATGATGCGGACCCGAATGTCTTTAATTGGTCCTATTACAACGGGATTTACAGCTCGACTGAGTTCATGCGGCTG
This genomic window from Candidatus Paceibacterota bacterium contains:
- a CDS encoding trypsin-like peptidase domain-containing protein — its product is MSALVACGLSCALADTIQLKDKAAITGKVLAEKSDHIAVDIGYTVLVIPRNQVIKILRSDSPAPVPRSKRGSKSAVATAATDTADPKAGFYSTPAKPTPARTVLELVNQIGEAVVQVRTPGGLGSGFFLNEDGFLITNFHVIEGETQITVEVYHQKEGQLDRKTYKQVRIIALNKFADLALLRVEDKDAPKFRYVPLGSSDGLSVGERVFAIGSPLGLERTVTEGILSTKTREVGGLLYLQTTAQINPGNSGGPLFNLSGEVMGVTNMKVTAGEGLGFAIPVETVRYFLDHRDAFAYANDNPSNPYRYLEPPSRTRQTRVEE
- the rpsB gene encoding 30S ribosomal protein S2; translated protein: MISIGVKELLDAGVHFGHQTRRWNPKMKPFIFDARNGIHIIDLSKTINQLEEACNFLGSTVAKGGKVLFVGTKKQAQQAIKLTAKESGQYYVTERWLGGTLTNFATIKRSIARLKEIEKMEADGTINQYVKQEQSVIRREAARLVKFFEGIQAMDKLPGAMFVVDIKRERNAVAEARRLKIPVVAVVDTNCDPDLVDYPVAGNDDAIRAVRLILAMVSQTVTQAQAEYETRYARRKTVEKVAEAVPEAGAEGAPASPVVAAPNAPTATTVPPA
- the tsf gene encoding translation elongation factor Ts; the protein is MAEINAALVAKLRGMTGAGMMECKKALTEANGDLSKAVDILRKAGTVTAGKIAAREAREGVITQYIAPGGRVGLLVEVNCQTDFVARNEIFRGFADEVAKRLAADANANLEAEREATVAKIRENIKIPRHARMEVAGNGMVAAYIHTGAKVGVLVEVGAGKEETVAKDDFKQLVKDITLQIAAGHPYTVSREQVPADVLAKEKEIAAEQFKNKPPQAIAKIVDGKLEKFYQSYCLVDQGFVKKNSEISVKEHVGSVAKQLGDEITIRRFVRFQIGEAAA